A segment of the Solanum lycopersicum chromosome 9, SLM_r2.1 genome:
TTTATTTGAGCAACGTAATAATCTTGATAGTTGGTATTTATGTATGCatgtataattatatttcattaatgattcacttttatttgaatggttcattcatttgtatattatataatatttgttatcaatttatgttatttagaaatttagaataaaatataattttatattaaaaaagaatttgaaaaaaattgtattaaatgaatattttataaaagtgATTATTTCGGGgggaaaaataaagagatttgtattatgaaataagaaaataagaatgaaatggaaataataatataatattgatgagggagaaaaaaattcctttttagagagtaaaataaaGAATTGGGTTGAAGTTAATTGTGTGATAAAATAGAGAACTTTGAATTTGAAGAGTGAAATAGAGGACAGGGTTGGAGATGCCCTTCCCTTCCAttgaacaaacaaaataaaagttttaatattaCATTCTTTGCTATGATAAATCAAAACTATCAATGATATCATTTATTTTCTATGTTTGTTGTTGAAGTGCgttaatatctatttttttaaatacactatttttgaatggcataatatataaatatgccctttaacttggcttcgaatcacatttatgccatacaactttgggtgtgcacaagtagacgcttaaacttgtataaagttgaacaaatagacacacatgtcctacatgtcattttttgttctACATGGTGTCttacgtgtattgtgtcatgtaggactcatgtgtttatttatttaaaatttggatagttaaagtgcttgtttgtgcattatgaaagttggaggtcaaagttaaaatttgaagtcaagtttagggtccaatatatgtattatgcctttttgAATTGGTAAATTTTATTGAAACTAAATGACCATCTTTATCAATTTAAGAGTTATAATAGGatgtaaaaataaaactcaTGCCTTCTTAATTTATGTTATTCATTAGCTGTTAGTTTCATAATGGAGGAGGAAAATACCAATTGCCAAATTAATTTTGAGAGAATTTGTGCTAATATTttagacataatatataaatgtgccttttaatttaattttaaattatatttatgcccttcaattatgaatatgcacaaatagacacttaaacttgtataaagttgaacaaatagacacatgtcccacatgtcattttttatcatATGTGTATTGTTTTATgcaggactcatgtgtttatttatttaaaaattggatagttaaagtgtctgtttatgcattatgaaagttggaggtcaaagttaaaatttgaagtcaagtttacgAATGTGTTATGCCAATATTTTATTGTCTATTTAATGCTTATCAATGTTGGACTATATGTAGCTAATAGTTATTAGTAGAAGTTGTctagttattttaattcatgTGTCATTCTTAGACTTTTCTTGtatgacaaatattttttgatttttcattaaacCCATTAACATTTTAAGGAGCTATGCAATTACCATTGATTTCACCATTCCCTTGTTACAGGAATAATGGATGGGTTGATTTCGGATCGTGACATAAAAGCAAGCTTTATAATGATATAAATAGGAACAGTCATGAATTTTACACAAAAAGAATACTTACATCTCTCATAGTGTTTGTACCTCTCTTCTAAATATCATCAAATTCATAGGACCAGCCCAAATTTAGGTGCTCCTCACTTGATTAAGACTTGAAAAGTTGTACAAGAGATGCTATAAAGTACTTCTAGTTACTTGAGTTTGGAATATGTGTGAGAGAAGCCTCAATATCTTTGGCTTTAGAAGAATCTACATACTTTAGGTATTGATCAATATCTTTGCTATGTGAACTACCAAGATACCATTTCCGAGTTGCTTTTGGTCGTTTGCTAATCGCAATGGCAATGTCATTTGGAAATAGGTCTCTCAGAACAAAAGCATGAATGATGGTTGTCACAAGCAATCCTGTAACAGTGAGTGTTGAAAGAGCACTAAGTATGATAGCTAGGCACTTTGTTACCAGGTTGGTAACTACAAGTGAGTACTTGATGGTTGCAATACCAGCTCCTGTCATAGGGAATGTGTATGCCCACCAAGCCAATGAAAACCTGCACGCGGTTGAGGAATAAGTAAGAAGCCGGTTGATGAGTGATCATCTGACAAATTAACTCTGCTATAAGATAGGTTATATTTTACATACTTGAAGCCTCGGAAGAAGTTAATGCGAACAGCCTGAAAAGCAACAAGAGAGGATGAAATATATTAGTTACAACCTAGTATTACTAATTTGATTCTAGATATAGTACATTCAAAATGACTAGACATACCAATGAAAAATAGAGGAACAAGGCGATGAAATAAGCAATACGAGATCCATGATCAAACGATCCTTGGATTGCTGTCCATGCCATAGAAGCAACACTAGGTGCAGCAACAAACAGAAAGAAGACAGGGTGAAGTTCCTTTGGCAGTGTATCATTTGTTGGAAGTCTCTGATAGAGAGTTACAAACATGACTATGTAATGAGCCAATCCAACAGCAAAGAAGAATATTGGCCCTTCTTTTAGTCCCATAGATGCACCAAGCAATGCACCAACAAAATTCCCAACAATCGAGAGATGATTTGAGGGATTTGCTACCTTTGAGAGTCTTCGTTGTCCTCCAGACATCCATTGTCCATAGAGTTTTAGCTCTAGACAAAAGATTGGTAACATAAGAATGTACCATAAAGATGTGTGCAAGTGTTGAGTGATCGATGTTGGAAGTCCGAGTGCTAAGAACAGAAGTGATATAAAGGGAGCAAAAAAGAAGTTGACACGTATAGGGTGGTAGTACTCTCGACGAACAGCTTCAAAGTAGAAAATGAATTTCAGGGCGTAGATGAAAGAGATAATGATCATAAGTGCAGCAGATATACACCACAGGCCAAGATTTGCTTTCAAGCTTACGTGCAAGAAATTTGTCGAGGCAGAAGTGGCTAGGTTCTTCCACATTATAGCTTGACTACTAACACCAAGACAGATACCGAAGGATGAAATAGGGAAACGAAGAAGAAATGGCCATTTTCTGTCTTCTGGAAGAATGATTTCCTCAGAAGCCTGCAGGGGAAAAGTAGCCTTAccataaaatataaacaaaacaaaaagaaatttaacTTCACTCTAAAGacacaacaatttctattagCATTGACACAACACATCTGTGTCTTCAATAATGACGACAGATGCATGTCAGATCCTTCAAAAGTAGTGATGCATCTTTGGAGAGTTAGAACAACATATATACTATTAAACTTTGTTAGGCATATTCTCATGGCTATAAAATTTACATGCTAGCATTTTGCTCTTACTCTAGATGAAGAAACACCAACATAAAGAATAGTACATCCTTTATTTCAACTGACACAGaaattaagaaagtaaagaagactttttaaatcttgtgatcttaaactaAAAATACGCAGAATGTAATAAATTTATGAGTGATCATGAAAAACAAGTATACCCTTAAGGTGTCCAATTCAGGTCCTTCCAAGGCATCAAAATATCGATCGACGGGAATAGTTTCGATCTGAGGACTTGGTTGAGAAATAGGTTCTTGTTCCTTTCCGCGGAAAGCTGATAATTGTCTCTCCAGTCTACCAGACCATGTCTTAAAAGAATCAAACCTGGTATCCTTTAGCTTATTAGTATTACTTCTGGGAAGTTTCGGAGACTCTGGAAACACTGTACCTCTAGGTGTTGATGTCTGAGAATAAGATGATATTCGCTTATTATTCTGTGTGGTGGTAGTACCTCGAGGCGTTGATGTCTGAGAATAAATCTCATTGAAGCCAACTCCTTTCGATGAAGGAGTTGGCGGCATACTAATGGAAATAGTACTAGTCTCACTCTGTTGTTCAGTAGCACCTTTAGTTCCCTGAGAAGAAAAAAGTGTTGTGTTGCAGAGAAACATCGAAATTAATAATCAGTTGATCTCTTGGATGGTCATTCAGATAATAACTATTAGTTGAGTGATATAATTTAGGAAATGAATATCGGTAACTTACCGTGGCTAGTGAGTTTAAAGAGCGACAACGTGCTTGATCAAGCTGATAATCAATAAGATCTGTATCCTCTAGAATGCTATCAAAGCGTTTCATCGTTTTATGATGACAAGTTATAGTTTTGGATACTGATGGAATCACTTGTGCATAATCTTCTTTTGTTGTTCTGATCATAGCtataaaacaagtttaaaatGACTGCAGATTAAATTGAAATGAACTCAAGAAAGTGATGTGGATTGTGGAGAGATCACAAGTCTTGCAGCAGTATAAAAAGGGCTATTCATGCAAAGTTCTTGGAAACTTACATCAGTCACTATTACCCATAGAATACAACCTGTCATGTATGAAACCACAAAACagtccaaaaaaattaaaattctatgCTTTCGGTGTCAATTTAAGTGTTAAGGAACAAAATAAGGCCGAACTCATAAACATGTCCTTAAACTTGTTGGGTTTTTTTCTTTAGGTATCTCAACTATGccatttttctattgaattaATGAACCACCCaaaatttgttccttttaaacatTGTTGGTTGATCCTAATCGgtttttctattgtaaatgtctTCAACTGTGTTCGTATTGTAATGATTTTAATTGAACGAATGAAGACAAATTGTGTtttagtctcatttgttttctaatgtttttaaatgatctgaaataaaacacaattattttctaatatcttcactatcaattggactaatgGTTATGAaacaacatatgtatcctctatTAATATCCATCATAAAATCTAGTTCCACATCAACTAACAAtatttaaaaggaacaaataatGAGTGGTTTAatgatttgttaaaaaaataacataattgaggTACATAAGGAaaaaaactcaacaagtttagaaatttgtttatgtatttggccAATAAATAAAGACTTTTAAAGTTAgcattattaaaattaaagagatatgtataatttttcaaaCGTGTTATTTAGactattaaatgttaaaaaacAAGTAAGAAACTTAAATCGGACGAGAAAGTATCCGAGGTTCTCGATAGGAATAAATACTCCTAAAATAGAGATGCGTTACTAGACATTTTAAGCATATATTCCGTCAAAATGCGTTGGCTATTGGTCAGAAGAAAAGATATAATAATTGGAGAATGGACTGGGAGAAATCAAAGCATGTGCTTGCAGGTAGTTGGGGTCCTATAATAGTGaacaaaattatttaggggtcaAACATGAGATGTACAATAGTCATATCATAATATAGAGACAAGATTTGATACGCACATATATCAAAGACCAACTATGATAAACAAGCTTAAAATAATACATGTTTACACTTGAAAAGATATCGTTAAATGTGTCTCAGAGGTTTAAATGATATGTGAATTTAGATTGAACGGAATGTAAAATACGTAAGCAAATAG
Coding sequences within it:
- the LOC101266554 gene encoding S-type anion channel SLAH2-like, coding for MIRTTKEDYAQVIPSVSKTITCHHKTMKRFDSILEDTDLIDYQLDQARCRSLNSLATGTKGATEQQSETSTISISMPPTPSSKGVGFNEIYSQTSTPRGTTTTQNNKRISSYSQTSTPRGTVFPESPKLPRSNTNKLKDTRFDSFKTWSGRLERQLSAFRGKEQEPISQPSPQIETIPVDRYFDALEGPELDTLRASEEIILPEDRKWPFLLRFPISSFGICLGVSSQAIMWKNLATSASTNFLHVSLKANLGLWCISAALMIIISFIYALKFIFYFEAVRREYYHPIRVNFFFAPFISLLFLALGLPTSITQHLHTSLWYILMLPIFCLELKLYGQWMSGGQRRLSKVANPSNHLSIVGNFVGALLGASMGLKEGPIFFFAVGLAHYIVMFVTLYQRLPTNDTLPKELHPVFFLFVAAPSVASMAWTAIQGSFDHGSRIAYFIALFLYFSLAVRINFFRGFKFSLAWWAYTFPMTGAGIATIKYSLVVTNLVTKCLAIILSALSTLTVTGLLVTTIIHAFVLRDLFPNDIAIAISKRPKATRKWYLGSSHSKDIDQYLKYVDSSKAKDIEASLTHIPNSSN